The following DNA comes from Triticum aestivum cultivar Chinese Spring chromosome 3D, IWGSC CS RefSeq v2.1, whole genome shotgun sequence.
GGGCGACGAGGACCTTGAGATGCTCTTCATCCTCGAcgtcggcatcggcttcctcctccagcagcaccgcgagcgcctcctcgtcatccgagtccatcacctagcagacaaatcgccgaacacctggcGGGCGTGGTGGGCGTACAGCCACCGGTATCCCGGCCTGCGGGGCCGGAGCGCCGAAAAACTCACCCAGGAAGGTTGCCGCGGGCGGAGAGGTTACCGTGGCGaaaccctctctctcttttccgaCGGGGATTGTCCTATCTACAGGTGgtgggcggtgggcggcgccggTATCGGCAAGCTGGTGGGAGGGCGCGCGGGGGCGGGGGGCGAATCTGGACGTTTGTCTTGACTTTTGCCTGACAGTATGGCACAAACATGGTTTTCCCTTCAGCcagagcccccgagcgccccccagtgcgctgggttcggcctgggaTCGTCAGGCCCAAAAACGGGCCAAGCCAGTGGATTTCGGCGTCTTGGGGCGCGACTGGGGGGTTTTTCGGCGTCGGCGCGAAAAAAGTCGCCCTGGGGgcgtgttgggggcgcggctggagatgctcttagtacgATGATGGAGTCTTCTGTTCGCCGGCGTTTAGAGCATCTCCGAAGAACAGACCAAAAAACGGAGCTGTTATGAATTCATAACATTTTGTTTCCCAAACATGGCAGATTTATAaatttgggataattagatttatgcccgcTAGTTGTGTCCCATTCGgttgttttacccctaatttccaaaagtcaccaGTTCTATCCAAGTCActtcgctcctcttatgctttttccCTTTGATCGTTtaaccgtcagtttgaaaacttcataactaattcatactaagcCAGAAAAATACAAATAAGGTATCAAAATGTTCGGAATAACATCACCTAtgctagtgtcatttgcattcatgaccaaagtgttggaaagtgcccatccaaATTTTAGCTCTtctgataccaccatgaatagtaaaatataaaaaattctaaaaaaatggtggcaaagaatgacaaaaattttaggtgcttgccaagtttcattagggaacgacattcgttgaagtcgtggcaaaaaaaaatcTATATTGGAGTGTCgattgtttttttgccacgacATCCACGAACATGATtccttgatgaaacttggcaagcacttaaaacatttgtcattctttgccatcaaattttttattgatttttttaaaattttactattcatggtggtatcataagagctaaaactcggatgggcacttgtCAACACTTTTGTCataaatgcaaatgacactgacatataggtgatgtttttccaaaCATTTTGGTGTCTTatatgcatttttctgatttagtatgaattaggtataaagttttcaaactgacggtcaaacggtcaaagggcaaaagcataagaggagcgaaatgacttggacagaagcggtgacttttggaaattaggggtaaaacagccgagtgggacacaactaggggcataaatctaattatccctataaATTTAATAATGTGCACATGGCAATGTTATGATTTTTTTAAGCCTGTCACATGGCAAATTTACACAGTTTTGTAAGGTTCACATGTCTACTTTTTTAGGACTTTTGGTTTTTAAAACATAGGCTAAGATTCTGGTATGGAATTTtgataggatcacccatgttctcaaatttaACACCCGTGGAAGCATTCTCACCCTCATCCTCCATAatcatattatgcatgatcacacaatagGTCATCACCTCTCACAAGGTATCCGGATTAcattgtttagcaggtccacgaacaactgcaaaacgtgcctgcagaactccaaatgccctctcaacgtTCTTTCTAGCTGCTTCTTGTTGGGCAACGTGAAACTTTTTCTGGCCAATTCGGTTAGAGATGGTTTTGACAAAGGTAGCCCACGGAGGATAGACACCGTCAACCAGATAGTATCCCCTGTTGTACTGATGACCATTGATAGTATAGTGGTAAGGAGGAGCTTTTCCTTCAGTCAGCGTAGCAAAAAATGATGAACGCTGGAGCACATTGATGTCCTGGTGAGACCCGGgcatgccaaatccaaagatcctgtgatgcaactgcttcaagaatgatggtgggcttcttaacatgatcCTGGTATTGCCATTGTAAAGCTTTTGGGCAGTTCTTCCTTTTCCAATGCATACAGTCAAGAGACCCGAGCAAACCTAGCCACCCTCTTACTTCCGAGATTGCCAAGAGCCTCTCGGTGTCTGGCACTGCTAGTTCTCTTAGGTACTGAGGTCCAAACACCGAGACCACGACAGTTGCAGACCTGATCATGGCATCTCCGCACGTGATCTCAGACATTTGTAGGTACTCGTCCCATGAATCAGTGATCGTGCCATGTGCAAGCATCCGCAGTGCGGCCATGCACTACTGATAACCAGAGAACCCAGTCCTTCCCACGACgtccttcttcaagatgaagtagtcatcaaaGGACCGGACGCCATGGTAGAGATGATCGAAAACGTTTTTGCGCATCCGAAAACGCAGGCGAAAATTGTCAacgaagaaggcatcgagggcaaAGTAGTCGTCCATCAACATCAAATGGTCGCGTGCCTGGTTGCGGTTGAGCATGCGATGACCCTTGATCGATCCCTTGAAgttgagaacatgctcctccgcaCGTTCCGCGTCTACAAGGACCGCTTGCATCATTGCCGTCTCATCCGTGTAGTTCTTCATATCGGACGAGCCGTCGGTGGACTCAACATAGTGCTCATACATGTACTCATATCCGAATCCATTGCTTCAAAGAAGAAGGAGCAAAACAATTTAGGTGTTGTTTGGGTTTGGCCCCTGCTCGTCTTGCCAACGAGGGGCACGCCAATATTTTGGCGGAGGAATCGGCTGCCCACGCCTAGCCAATAAGTTGCTCGCGAATTGAATGCTAAAGCTGGCTAGTCTTGGGCGAGCCAAATAATTGGAGCCCATCCAAACGGTTGCCAACCCTTTGGTCAACGCCAAAGTTTTGGCCAGGCAGCCATCAACACCAATCCAAACCAGCCATCAACACCAATCCAAACATCCTCTTAGCACAGGCATTTTGCCGAAAAGTTGTCGGGCAAGGTGAGTATCGGAGTTGACGGTACCTGCGCGACGGTCggagcagtggcggagccagaaactGAATATAGAGGGGgctaaacatgtcatatatgttaGAGGGGCCAAATCATCTAAACCTAGCTAATTTTGTCTGACAAATGAAAAATTAGGAGTACATATAGATGTATTTGTGAGAGCATAGGGGGGGCCTTGGCCCCTGCCAGCACCCCCTGCCTCCGCCACTGGGTCGGAGGAGAGGTGTGGAACGCTGACGGAGAAGCGGCCTGTAGCCCAAGTGTACCGTTAAAGGTAACAGACTCGTTGAGTTCCGGTTGGGGTGTGACAGGACAGCTGGGGTGATAGAGCGGTAGCGAAGACAAGAgagaaaaaacaaagaagagtatgGAGGCGCACGGTCCAGGAGGGGTTCTGGGTGGATCGAGGAGTTCGAATTCTATCGTGTCTATTGTCCGAACTCCCGCAAAACTTCTAGTTTGTCttgatttttcaaaaaaagaaaGTGCGTCGAGACTGCTCGGCGGATCCATACAGGCCCTCGATAGATTGCGTAACCACGTCCGAGGGGCCGCTTTGGAAATGCACTTACGGCGGCTGATAAACCGCCGTGCTCGAGCCTGAGAGTCGACAGCTTTCTACAACTCTGCTACAAGCCTCGCCGTAGACAAATTAGCATTACAATTTTACAACACACAAGTACGTACATGGGCAGTTGGTCCTATCAGCACTACGCATACTCATTCGGAGGAAAGAAAAATGCAGATCACTACCACGCACACTGGGCCGAGCAGGCGAAACCGGAAACTGTCCGTGGAACCCCTCGCCATCACTCCCCTGGCAGCACTGCTCACCGAGTCACGCGCCAAGGaaccatcaccgccgccgccgccatggcaggCACCAACGCCGACGCCGACGTCCCGCACGACGTCCAGGCACAGCCCCGAGTTGCCGCTGAGGTCGAGGTTGCGGCCGAGCCGCCGCAGGAACGCGCCGTCGAACGGCACGGCCCCGCCCAGCCCGTTGTTGCTCAGGTTCAGGTGGTATATCCTGTGCAGTCTGCTCAGCCCCGCGGGAATCTCACCCGTGAGGTTGTTGTCTTCGAGCGAAAGCGTCGTCAGGCTCGCCAGCTGTCCAAACGCCGCCGGTATCGGCCCCGAGTAGCCGGAGCCGGCTAGCCGGAGTTCTTGAAGACGGGCGAGGCTGCCGAGCTCAGACGGCAGCGGGACGTCCATCGGGTTGTTGTCCATGATCAGATACTGGAGGTTCCGGAGACCGGAGAGGCCAGGGGGGAAGTGCCCATTGAGGCCGTTGTTGCTTAGCGCCAGGAAGGTGAGGGAGGTGAGGTTGGCGACGGTGTCCGGAATGCCGCCGGTGAGGTTGTTGGAGCTCAGGTCCAGCTTCTGCAGCTGGTTCAGGTCGCCGATCCGGCTGGGGATGGGGCCGGACAGCGCGTTGTAGCTGAGGTCCAGGCCGACCAAGCCCTTGAGCTCGCTGATCCGGCTGGGCACCGGCCCGGAGAGGGAGTTGTAGCTGAGGTCGAGGTGCACCAGCGACTTGAGCTCGCCGATGCCCTGCGGGATCTCACCACGGACGAGGCCGTTCTGGGAGATGGTGAGCACCTGGAGGGACCTGAGCCTGACGAGCTGCGGCGGCATGACGCCGGACAGCGACGGGTTGGCCCGGATGCTGAGCTGCTGCAGGGTGGAGGACGAGAGGTTGGCGGAAGGGAGGACGAGGGCGGTGACGGCGGCCGGGTTGTTGAAGCAGTCGACGAAGAAGAGGGACTGGAGGCGGGGCAGCGTGAGCACCTGGGGCGGGAAGGTGGCCGCGTCCTTGCACGACGGGTTGGGCTCCACGCCGAAGTCCAGCCGCGTGACGTGCAGCGGCGCGGCGGTGCCGGGCGCCGGCTTGCACTCGAGCCCCGGCCAGGGCGCGCCGCAGGGGTCGGGGCTCTCGGAGCGCCAGTCCCGGTCGGAGGAGACGGCGTCCATGACGAGGAACAGCGTCTCCCTCTCCGCCGGATCCATTGCCGCCGCGTTGGCCACCGAGAGCAGGCACAGGAAGACCGCGATGGAGGCCGGCATCGTGGTGTCCGTTCCGGGGCTATGCGTTTGATGAGTGTGGTTTTTCCGGGGTTTAAGAGCAGCAGGGCTCGGCCGCGTGGGCGATGCAGATGGGGCCAGTGCGCGGTGCGGTGATTGACGTGACGTGACCGGCCATGGGCAGAGAGAGCATCGTGCAAAGAAAGGTTTGCGTTCGGGACGCCGGGGAAAACCTCGGCCTCGCACGATTTAGTGGTACGAGCAGCGCACAGGAGGCTGCTGTCTGCACAGTGGGAGGCACCAAAGCGCAGTGCACACAGTGTGGCACGTCATGTTTTTCACAAGGAACCGCGCATATGGTCCTCGCTCCAGAAGAACAGGGCTAGCAGTACTACTGTTACATAAGATAAGTTGACTGGTCAGGCACTAGTTAAGTCGCTGAGTAAAACTGGGTTATCAGGCCAAGTACAAGAGAGAGGGACCCCGACGCTGCTAGTACTTATTACACTGCGAGTTTTGGACGAGTAATAcctgcatggcatggcatggcatgccTGCGTGTTGGTGTTCATCTATCAGAAAGGTGTGGTGCTGCTGACACAGCTAGCAGAGAAGGGTACTTAATTTAAGTAAGTGGCAGCAAAGGAAACATGTTTTGTTTGGCTGCTCAGCACAAGTTCATAAGCCATCTCCGCAAATAGCAAACCCAACATTAACAGAAACAGTAGCATCGAAACAAAGGAACTCAGATGTACAATAGTAACAGAATCAAAATGTAGTAATCAACCATTTAGGACCTTAAGGCCCTCCTTGATTCGTAGGATTCTCAAAACGCggaaatagaaaaaataaaagatTGGAGTGGCAATGCCCACTTGAATCCCATAGAATTAGCACAGGGTGTTTAATGCCACGGgaaaaacaaaggaagtgaaaaaagaggttggagtggatgctagattttcAATGAAATCTAGTACACATGATATCATAGAAAAAATTTCTATAGGATTCAACCATATTGAAAgttgaataaaactgttgcttattgatgatttggtgcggcatacaagagtatataagagggtacaaaccgacttggggtaggggtacaaaactgacttggactagaattcgtataccataatgactactctaacatcccccgcagtatcaacggcaggctcgacgacgttgagactgaaacagatatcttgaaacggcttagtaggcagtgccttggtgaaaatgtcagcaaactgagccgtagagggaacatgaagcacccgaacctgaccaagagcaaccttttcacgaacaaaatgaatatcaatctcaatatgctttgtgcgtcggtgttgaactggattgctggtcatgtagactgctgatatgttgtcacagtagacaatagtggcctgctcaataggcctgtgtagctcggagagtaactgccgaatccagattgtatctgcaacggcatgtgccacagcgcgatactcagcctcggccgacgaacgtgagactgtaacctgtcttttcgaagaccaagaaatcaaattgttaccaagaaaaacacaaaaaccggaagtggaccttcgagtgtcaggacaaccagcccagtctgcatcagagtatgcggtaagcgagtttggagaagaattattgaggtggagaccatgattgagagttccttttaaataccgaagaatgcgtttaacatgattatagtgaggaacccggggatcatgcatatagagacatgcttgttgaacagcaaaagagatttcaggacgagtaatggtgagatattggagagcacctgttaggctacgatagagagtaggatcggaaaagggttcaccggtagccgaaagtttaaaactagtatcgacaggagtgcgagatgattgacagtcaagcataccagcacgattaagaagatcaagaatatactggcgttgggaaagaaaaaggctggaggaatctcgaacaacagcaatgcctaagaaatgatgaaggagtcctaggtcagtcatagaaaattcagatctaagaagagagacaatatgatctaagaacttttgagaggaggcggtaagaatgatatcatctacatagagaagtaaataggcagtgtcagaagtttgatgatacacaaaaagagaggtgtcggagagagatggagtgaagcctattgtttgaatgaaggaggagaagcgttgaaaccaagctcgtggggcctgtttaagaccgtagagagatttctgaagaagacatacatgagttggaaaggatggattttcaaaacccagaggttgctggcagtagacagtttcttgaagggaaccatggaggaaagcatttttaacatcaagttggtgaatgggccatgaagaggagacagcaacactaagaacggtgcgaatggtgctaggtttaacaacaggagagaaggtttcttcgtaatcaattccttgttgctgagaaaagccacgacaaacccacctggctttatatcgtgagaggctcccatcggagtggaacttttggcgaaaaatccatttgccagaaacaatatttgtattgggaggacgaggaacaagttgccaggtgttgttttgaagtaaagcattatattcttcttgcatggcagtggcccaattgggatcaagtagagcagttttgtaattctttggaagagaagtgagagatacggaggtatgaaggtttaggcggtcttggggttgatgaaatcctgatttggccctagtacgcatgcgatgatcattaatcggggctgctgtaggaatagcacgagggggtaaggtgggtactggtgagtccggcgcagcggaagagtcggacgaaggagtagggctgggtggtggagtgggagcagggctgggtggtggagtgggagtaggggccgggggtgttggggagggagcaggggtcgggggtgttggggacgtctcgggtggggtgagtgtatggttgggattggctatggtgggtgttaatggtggtggtgataagttgtgttcggcaggtaggggagtatatagttggaaaggacggggagagggggtgtttgcggagctaggggtgttggatggtgtagtagtgcgttgtgagaaaggaaaaatgtgctcagcaaacgtgacatgacgagagacatgaacgtgtccggtgtgaaggtcgagacagcgatagcctttgtgctcgtcagagaagccgagaaaagcacatgggatagagcgtggtgacaatttatttgcagaagtggcgtaggcattgaaaaaacagagacagccgaaaacacgaaccgcggagtagtcggggtgggaaagaaagagggaataatagggagtagtgttgggtttagttttagaaggtcgaatatttagaaggaaggtggccatgtgtagggcttcagcccaaaacttgggaggcatagatgattgaatgaggagagtgcgaactatatcattgagggtgcgaagagagcgttctgctttaccattttgaggggaggtgtagggacatgagaacctaagcaggatgccatgttgtaagaagaaagtacgatttttaatgttatcaaactcgcgaccattgtcacattggataaagcgaattgggaggaagaagtgaacagacacatagcgttgaaaattaaggaaaagagaatggacctcggatttgttgcgtagaggaaaagtccagacaaagtgggtgaaatcatctaggataacaaggtagtatttaaaacccgaaacacttgcaatgggagaggtccataaatcacaatgtattaattcaaagggataagtgctacaagaactagagga
Coding sequences within:
- the LOC123076320 gene encoding receptor like protein 29, which encodes IVRGRGFPRRPERKPFFARCSLCPWPVTSRQSPHRALAPSASPTRPSPAALKPRKNHTHQTHSPGTDTTMPASIAVFLCLLSVANAAAMDPAERETLFLVMDAVSSDRDWRSESPDPCGAPWPGLECKPAPGTAAPLHVTRLDFGVEPNPSCKDAATFPPQVLTLPRLQSLFFVDCFNNPAAVTALVLPSANLSSSTLQQLSIRANPSLSGVMPPQLVRLRSLQVLTISQNGLVRGEIPQGIGELKSLVHLDLSYNSLSGPVPSRISELKGLVGLDLSYNALSGPIPSRIGDLNQLQKLDLSSNNLTGGIPDTVANLTSLTFLALSNNGLNGHFPPGLSGLRNLQYLIMDNNPMDVPLPSELGSLARLQELRLAGSGYSGPIPAAFGQLASLTTLSLEDNNLTGEIPAGLSRLHRIYHLNLSNNGLGGAVPFDGAFLRRLGRNLDLSGNSGLCLDVVRDVGVGVGACHGGGGGDGSLARDSVSSAARGVMARGSTDSFRFRLLGPVCVVVICIFLSSE